A stretch of the Anaeromyxobacter sp. genome encodes the following:
- a CDS encoding energy-coupling factor ABC transporter permease: MHVPDGFLSPQITLPALLVAAPLAVWAARRHFGREATEALPVIGSLTALAFVVQTIMIPVPGGTSTHLVGVLLLAVLHHPLVAFLCEALVLLVQALFFGAGGVTVLGVNALAMGLLGPLAGWLAWRALRRLSERAALFLAGWVAMQVSTLAVVGALALQHWLDPGYLPVPLEVSLTAMLVPSLTVAGVVEGLYTVFALSLLRRARLQGLER, encoded by the coding sequence ATGCACGTCCCGGACGGCTTCCTCTCGCCGCAGATCACGCTGCCCGCCCTGCTGGTGGCCGCGCCGCTGGCCGTCTGGGCGGCGCGCCGCCACTTCGGCCGGGAGGCCACCGAGGCGCTGCCGGTCATCGGCTCGCTCACGGCGCTGGCCTTCGTGGTGCAGACCATCATGATCCCCGTGCCCGGCGGCACCTCGACCCACCTGGTGGGGGTCCTGCTGCTGGCGGTGCTCCACCACCCGCTGGTGGCCTTCCTGTGCGAGGCGCTGGTGCTGCTGGTGCAGGCGCTCTTCTTCGGCGCCGGAGGCGTCACGGTGCTCGGCGTGAACGCCCTGGCCATGGGGCTCCTGGGCCCGCTGGCGGGCTGGCTGGCCTGGCGGGCGCTGCGCCGGCTCTCGGAGCGGGCGGCGCTCTTCCTGGCCGGCTGGGTGGCCATGCAGGTCTCGACGCTGGCGGTGGTGGGGGCGCTGGCGCTGCAGCACTGGCTCGACCCGGGCTACCTGCCGGTGCCGCTGGAGGTCTCCCTCACCGCCATGCTGGTGCCGAGCCTCACCGTGGCCGGGGTGGTGGAGGGGCTCTACACGGTGTTCGCCCTCTCCCTGCTGCGCCGGGCCAGGCTGCAGGGCCTGGAGCGGTGA
- a CDS encoding nuclear transport factor 2 family protein, translating to MPHPTAPAPSSRPRPWRWASALALLLVAAGCAAGPPSSPGSPGGGASPSLGGAPSGGTSGDDRSASAALEASDADRAMAAAVAAGDLEAFVAHVAADGIFFGAGGAAAGRAAVASSWARFFAPGGPRLAWKPDRALASASGDLVFTWGSSSFTPPGGGPPSAGRYLTAWRRDADGLLRVALDGSDEPLPELPPGVTHHPLRTIFSADGALLAEAGLVVDGTREAGHSLRLSQREGPGFVTLSETGAWRPPR from the coding sequence GTGCCCCATCCCACCGCCCCGGCTCCCTCCTCGCGGCCTCGCCCCTGGAGGTGGGCGTCGGCGCTGGCGCTCCTCCTCGTCGCCGCGGGGTGCGCGGCGGGCCCGCCGAGCTCCCCGGGCTCGCCCGGCGGTGGCGCGAGCCCGAGCCTGGGCGGGGCGCCGAGCGGCGGCACCAGCGGCGACGATCGCTCCGCCTCCGCGGCGCTGGAGGCCAGCGACGCCGACCGCGCCATGGCCGCGGCCGTGGCGGCGGGCGACCTGGAGGCCTTCGTGGCCCACGTGGCGGCGGACGGCATCTTCTTCGGCGCGGGCGGCGCCGCCGCCGGCCGCGCCGCGGTGGCCTCCTCCTGGGCCCGGTTCTTCGCCCCCGGGGGCCCCCGCCTCGCCTGGAAACCGGACCGGGCGCTGGCGTCCGCCAGCGGCGACCTGGTCTTCACCTGGGGATCGTCGAGCTTCACCCCGCCCGGCGGCGGCCCGCCCTCGGCCGGCCGCTACCTCACGGCCTGGCGGCGCGACGCCGACGGGCTCCTGCGGGTGGCCCTCGACGGCAGCGACGAGCCCCTGCCCGAGCTGCCGCCCGGCGTGACGCACCACCCGCTCCGCACCATCTTCTCGGCCGACGGCGCGCTGCTGGCCGAGGCCGGCCTGGTGGTGGATGGCACCCGCGAGGCGGGGCACTCCCTGCGCCTGAGCCAGCGCGAGGGGCCCGGCTTCGTCACCCTCTCCGAGACCGGGGCCTGGCGCCCGCCGCGCTGA
- a CDS encoding DedA family protein: MPSLLALTEALTQAAAITGPWAPLILFAATFVEHVVPPFPGDLLVVLGAWYAVNGELSWPLLLVFSTAGAVAGAWVDHRIGMLIGSRLAERAMHSRLLPPKRLAAFETAYRRWGDWLLLANRFLPGLRAFLFLAAGASGIPARRVMLLGGLSALAWNGLLLAAGGLVAKNLEELVGLVDRYMRGVGVVLGAVALLLLAWAAWRRLRARPGVR; encoded by the coding sequence ATGCCCTCGCTCCTGGCGCTCACCGAGGCGCTCACGCAGGCCGCCGCCATCACCGGACCGTGGGCGCCCCTGATCCTGTTCGCCGCCACCTTCGTGGAGCACGTGGTGCCGCCCTTCCCCGGGGACCTGCTGGTGGTGCTGGGCGCCTGGTACGCGGTCAACGGCGAGCTCTCCTGGCCGCTCCTGCTGGTCTTCAGCACCGCCGGCGCGGTGGCCGGCGCCTGGGTGGACCACCGCATCGGCATGCTGATCGGCTCGCGGCTGGCGGAGCGGGCCATGCACTCGCGCCTCCTGCCGCCGAAGCGGCTGGCGGCCTTCGAGACCGCCTACCGCCGCTGGGGCGACTGGCTCCTGCTGGCCAACCGCTTCCTGCCGGGGCTGCGCGCCTTCCTCTTCCTGGCGGCCGGGGCGTCGGGCATCCCGGCCCGGCGGGTCATGCTGCTGGGCGGCCTCTCGGCGCTGGCCTGGAACGGGCTGCTCCTGGCGGCCGGCGGGCTGGTGGCCAAGAACCTCGAGGAGCTGGTGGGGCTGGTGGACCGCTACATGCGGGGGGTCGGCGTGGTGCTCGGGGCGGTCGCGCTGCTGCTGCTGGCCTGGGCGGCCTGGCGGCGGCTCCGCGCCAGGCCGGGCGTCCGGTGA
- the argB gene encoding acetylglutamate kinase, with amino-acid sequence MKNVVVKLGGEIVQSPELDLVAEDIRVLVDAWSRVTIVHGGGPQATALQRRLGLEPRMIAGRRFTDPATLDVMKYVLAGQLNVDLCARLLARGVMPVGLHGASGHMVQAARRPPKVMQGAGDEPVDLGLVGDVTGFNLPLLGDLHERRYVPVIACLGCDRKGQVLNINGDTVASQLAGAMRADALVLVTSTPGVLRDVKDPQSRIPRITRGEFERLVKDGTISGGMIPKLEESFEILRGGARSVVIIGALAPGDLLRAVAEPGSAGTVLVD; translated from the coding sequence ATGAAGAACGTCGTCGTCAAGCTGGGCGGGGAGATCGTGCAGTCGCCGGAGCTGGACCTGGTGGCCGAGGACATCCGGGTGCTGGTGGACGCCTGGAGCCGCGTCACCATCGTGCACGGCGGCGGCCCCCAGGCCACCGCGCTGCAGCGGCGGCTGGGCCTCGAGCCCAGGATGATCGCCGGCCGGCGCTTCACCGACCCGGCCACGCTCGACGTCATGAAGTACGTGCTGGCCGGCCAGCTCAACGTGGACCTGTGCGCCCGGCTGCTGGCCCGCGGGGTCATGCCGGTGGGGCTGCACGGCGCCTCCGGCCACATGGTGCAGGCGGCGCGCCGCCCGCCCAAGGTGATGCAGGGGGCCGGCGACGAGCCGGTGGACCTCGGCCTGGTGGGCGACGTGACCGGCTTCAACCTGCCGCTGCTCGGCGACCTGCACGAGCGGCGCTACGTGCCGGTCATCGCCTGCCTGGGCTGCGACCGGAAGGGCCAGGTGCTCAACATCAACGGCGACACCGTGGCCAGCCAGCTGGCCGGCGCCATGAGGGCCGACGCCCTGGTGCTGGTCACCTCCACGCCCGGCGTCCTGCGCGACGTGAAGGACCCGCAGAGCCGCATCCCGCGCATCACCCGCGGTGAGTTCGAGCGGCTGGTGAAGGACGGCACCATCTCGGGCGGGATGATCCCGAAGCTGGAGGAGTCCTTCGAGATCCTCCGGGGAGGGGCCAGGTCGGTGGTGATCATCGGCGCGCTCGCGCCGGGGGACCTGCTGCGGGCCGTGGCCGAGCCGGGGAGCGCCGGGACCGTCCTGGTGGACTGA
- a CDS encoding class I SAM-dependent methyltransferase has protein sequence MTDGPPRDFEAAYQGGATPWEIERPQGEVVRLAEQGLVVGTVLDVGCGTGENALYLAARGHAVFGLDGSETAITRARQKAAERGVSGVQFHVWDALQLNRLRKSFDTVIDSGLFHVFADDQRRAYAHSLAEVTASGSDLFILCWSDQEPPGPGPRRVQEHEIRDAFRSIFAVMDVVPASFEKQGPPAQAWLARLTKI, from the coding sequence ATGACCGACGGACCGCCGCGCGACTTCGAGGCCGCCTACCAGGGCGGCGCCACCCCGTGGGAGATCGAGCGCCCCCAGGGCGAGGTGGTCAGGCTGGCCGAGCAGGGGCTGGTGGTCGGCACCGTGCTCGACGTGGGCTGCGGCACCGGCGAGAACGCCCTGTACCTGGCCGCCCGCGGCCACGCCGTCTTCGGGCTGGACGGCTCGGAGACCGCCATCACCCGGGCCCGCCAGAAGGCGGCCGAGCGCGGCGTGTCGGGCGTGCAGTTCCACGTGTGGGACGCGCTGCAGCTGAACCGGCTCCGCAAGTCGTTCGACACCGTCATCGACAGCGGGCTGTTCCACGTCTTCGCCGACGACCAGCGGCGCGCCTACGCCCATTCGCTCGCCGAGGTGACCGCCTCGGGCTCGGATCTCTTCATCCTGTGCTGGTCGGACCAGGAGCCCCCCGGCCCCGGGCCGCGCCGCGTCCAGGAGCACGAGATCCGCGACGCCTTCCGGTCGATCTTCGCGGTGATGGACGTGGTGCCGGCGAGCTTCGAGAAGCAGGGCCCGCCGGCCCAGGCCTGGCTGGCCCGGCTCACCAAGATCTGA
- the nikR gene encoding nickel-responsive transcriptional regulator NikR gives MIERIGISLEDDLLARFDRLIEQKGYVNRSEAIRDLIRDTLVQREWSESSGAEERVAVVTLVYDHDSSSLAQKLAHIQHENHKAVVSALHVHMDEHNCLEVLVLRGRAREVVRMGEGLVSTKGVKYGKVVPATTGHGLR, from the coding sequence ATGATCGAGCGCATCGGGATCTCGCTGGAAGACGACCTGCTGGCCAGGTTCGACCGGCTCATCGAGCAGAAGGGCTACGTCAACCGCTCCGAGGCCATCCGGGACCTCATCCGCGACACGCTGGTGCAGCGCGAGTGGTCGGAGTCGAGCGGCGCCGAGGAGCGGGTGGCGGTGGTCACGCTGGTCTACGACCACGACTCGTCGAGCCTGGCGCAGAAGCTGGCCCACATCCAGCACGAGAACCACAAGGCGGTGGTCTCGGCGCTGCACGTCCACATGGACGAGCACAACTGCCTGGAGGTGCTGGTGCTGCGCGGCCGCGCCAGGGAGGTGGTGCGCATGGGCGAGGGGCTGGTCTCCACCAAGGGCGTGAAGTACGGGAAGGTCGTGCCGGCGACGACGGGGCACGGGTTGAGGTAG
- a CDS encoding HNH endonuclease encodes MSSRAPGPGLLLPPPGAEALSPSAALAEAAWQLEQVPFDERRHVLRGEAGLLIDGLLTRVARGQGALEVSLAEGLAALSAGDRLLRLGYSCVGDYARERLGLAGRTAQALVRLGAGLAERPLLRAAVRRGEVTLRRSQVVLPAARGEAEAAWVERARGETTRALEAAVAAWARGEREAAEEDEAATADGAAAGGQGAQVRAPPASPGFDDDEPWERLVLPLPPETADTLDRACALAGRLLGAASPTWQRLEAIAQEYLGEHPPDDADHEVAACGIEAWDPPPDGTDPEGSCPGDLSPWANGTRPGRPPSLSEPIPAWSADLEAVLEQEFHRWDFLATVEPVGSPPLRSLGLSPQDLDLELRHLSSLRARWDELLGHLALLLRSLGLWRDMGFLSFPHYLKERLGLGTRAVEQRIALERRLHELPPLRAALRAGRLSYEQARLVARVATDDLSTEAWVARAEGLSCLALQRLLDTSSSAQVRARGHLDLRVPRTVGVLLAAAFRAAERASGRWLSQPACLSALCDHFLLTWAGLPPPRRSVQRRVLHRDHGLCQVPGCSRAAAHAHHLTFRSRGGSDLPDNLVALCAAHHLHGVHAGWLRVHGSAPHHLSWELGERCPPGPDLGHRAPTGRDIGEHLPQGQEAQLLPVDSRP; translated from the coding sequence ATGAGCAGCCGCGCTCCAGGTCCGGGTCTCCTCCTTCCGCCCCCCGGCGCGGAGGCCCTGTCTCCCTCGGCCGCGCTGGCCGAGGCCGCCTGGCAGCTCGAGCAGGTCCCCTTCGACGAGCGGCGCCACGTGCTGCGCGGCGAGGCCGGCCTGCTGATCGACGGCCTGCTCACCCGCGTGGCCCGCGGCCAGGGCGCGCTCGAGGTCTCCCTGGCCGAGGGGCTGGCGGCCCTCTCCGCCGGCGACCGGCTGCTCCGGCTCGGCTACTCCTGCGTGGGCGACTACGCCCGCGAGCGGCTCGGCCTGGCCGGCCGGACCGCGCAGGCCCTGGTGCGGCTCGGCGCGGGGCTGGCCGAGCGGCCGCTGCTCCGGGCTGCGGTCCGCCGCGGCGAGGTGACCCTGCGCCGGTCCCAGGTGGTCCTGCCGGCGGCGCGCGGCGAGGCCGAGGCCGCCTGGGTGGAGCGGGCCCGGGGTGAGACCACGCGGGCCCTCGAGGCGGCCGTGGCGGCCTGGGCGCGGGGGGAACGGGAGGCTGCGGAGGAGGACGAGGCCGCAACTGCGGACGGGGCAGCAGCAGGAGGCCAGGGTGCGCAGGTGCGGGCGCCACCGGCTTCACCCGGGTTCGACGACGACGAGCCCTGGGAGCGGCTGGTCCTCCCGCTCCCTCCCGAGACGGCCGACACGCTCGACCGGGCCTGCGCCCTGGCCGGCCGCCTGCTCGGCGCCGCCTCCCCCACCTGGCAGCGGCTCGAGGCCATCGCCCAGGAGTACCTCGGCGAGCACCCGCCCGACGACGCCGACCACGAGGTGGCGGCCTGCGGCATCGAGGCCTGGGACCCGCCGCCCGACGGGACCGATCCCGAAGGGTCCTGCCCCGGAGACCTGTCGCCCTGGGCCAACGGCACCCGGCCTGGCCGCCCTCCCTCCCTCTCCGAGCCCATCCCCGCTTGGAGCGCCGACCTCGAGGCCGTCCTCGAGCAGGAGTTCCACCGCTGGGACTTCCTCGCCACCGTCGAGCCGGTCGGCTCCCCTCCCCTGCGCTCCCTCGGCCTGTCTCCCCAGGACCTCGACCTCGAGCTCCGACACCTCTCCTCCCTGCGCGCCCGCTGGGACGAGCTCCTCGGCCACCTCGCCCTCCTCCTCCGCTCCCTCGGCCTCTGGCGCGACATGGGCTTCCTCTCCTTCCCCCACTACCTCAAGGAGCGCCTCGGCCTCGGCACCCGCGCCGTCGAGCAGCGCATCGCCCTCGAGCGCCGCCTCCACGAGCTCCCTCCCCTCCGTGCCGCCCTCCGCGCCGGCCGCCTCTCCTACGAGCAGGCCCGCCTGGTCGCCCGCGTCGCCACAGACGACCTCTCCACCGAGGCCTGGGTGGCCCGCGCCGAGGGGCTCTCCTGCCTCGCCCTCCAGCGCCTCCTCGACACCTCCTCCTCCGCGCAGGTGCGGGCGCGCGGCCACCTCGACCTCCGCGTCCCCAGAACCGTCGGCGTCCTCCTCGCCGCCGCCTTCCGCGCCGCCGAGCGCGCCTCCGGCCGCTGGCTCTCCCAGCCCGCCTGCCTCTCTGCCCTCTGCGACCACTTCCTCCTCACCTGGGCCGGCCTCCCTCCACCTCGCCGCTCCGTCCAGCGCAGGGTCCTCCACCGCGACCACGGCCTCTGCCAGGTCCCAGGCTGCAGCCGCGCCGCCGCACACGCCCACCACCTCACCTTCCGCTCCCGCGGCGGCTCCGACCTCCCAGACAACCTGGTCGCCCTCTGCGCCGCCCACCACCTCCACGGCGTCCACGCCGGCTGGCTCAGGGTCCACGGCTCCGCTCCTCACCACCTCTCCTGGGAGCTCGGCGAGCGCTGCCCGCCGGGGCCGGACCTCGGGCACCGGGCGCCGACGGGACGGGACATAGGCGAGCATCTGCCGCAGGGCCAGGAAGCTCAGCTCCTGCCGGTGGACTCACGACCCTGA
- a CDS encoding PilZ domain-containing protein: protein MVGTTPVFTSDIGPGGFSAELMRVQPPGTSVKGSIRLNGSEVGFTGEIAWAKAGAPHMSLRGRIGVRFISLPADIRLLLNAPALTGLS, encoded by the coding sequence ATGGTGGGGACCACCCCCGTCTTCACCTCGGACATCGGCCCGGGTGGGTTCTCGGCCGAGCTGATGCGCGTGCAGCCGCCGGGCACCTCGGTGAAGGGGTCGATCCGGCTCAACGGCAGCGAGGTCGGCTTCACCGGCGAGATCGCCTGGGCCAAGGCCGGCGCGCCGCACATGTCCTTGCGCGGCCGCATCGGGGTCCGCTTCATCAGCCTGCCCGCCGACATCCGGCTGCTGCTCAACGCGCCGGCGCTCACCGGCCTGAGCTGA
- a CDS encoding PaaI family thioesterase, which translates to MASAKPAAPRRTGRSPSAAPPRRTSSSGSAPRATAAAAGASARPARPAAPGARPAPPPPPSPAFLRRFFKRDRFAARAGIRLREVRPGYALATMPIRPHHLNGVDVVQGGAVFTLADLTFAVACNTLGPVALAIDVSISFLAATTGGTLTAEAREVSRSSRLSRVEVEVRDDQGARVALFHGTAYVTRDSLEAAAARPRRTTRS; encoded by the coding sequence ATGGCCTCCGCGAAACCTGCCGCCCCGCGCCGCACTGGTCGGTCTCCCTCGGCCGCGCCCCCTCGCCGGACCTCCTCCTCCGGCAGCGCTCCCAGGGCCACCGCCGCCGCCGCGGGGGCCAGCGCTCGCCCGGCCCGTCCCGCCGCGCCGGGGGCGCGCCCCGCCCCGCCGCCCCCACCCTCCCCAGCCTTCCTGCGCCGCTTCTTCAAGCGGGACCGCTTCGCGGCCCGGGCCGGCATCCGGCTCCGGGAGGTGCGCCCGGGCTACGCGCTGGCCACCATGCCCATCCGGCCCCACCACCTGAACGGCGTGGACGTCGTGCAGGGCGGCGCGGTCTTCACCCTGGCGGACCTCACCTTCGCGGTGGCCTGCAACACCCTGGGCCCGGTGGCGCTGGCCATCGACGTCTCCATCTCCTTCCTGGCGGCCACCACCGGCGGCACCCTGACGGCCGAGGCCCGCGAGGTGTCGCGGTCCTCGCGCCTGAGCCGCGTCGAGGTGGAGGTGCGCGACGACCAGGGCGCCAGGGTGGCGCTCTTCCACGGCACGGCCTACGTCACCAGGGACTCGCTGGAGGCGGCCGCCGCCAGGCCGCGTCGCACCACCCGCAGCTGA
- a CDS encoding transglutaminase domain-containing protein, with protein MSALPLLALAAAAAGALPLGTARYAMTLGGEPVGLIELSLRCDGPACTAAWESRQRMPAEAGGKVLARRVVVPIDRRGLARGPARVSEGGRTHDVPLPHGRVPAMLVEVALGDAGLEAGQGPGATRADGTPAQAGETCLEAVDELTGQTLTACARREGEWLVMLAGRQAARVRVRPGRFPSEILVPGQGVRFLLDAAAGLPASAPRLYGSALPGPADPREARAFCGVERDAEVAADAADGLPAPVGAGPTCRERTADWLTRVRAAGLLGRTAVGAAWDGGGFVWHAWAEVLVGGRWVPVDPSFRQAPARGPRFTLATYEDDDDGARRNAGVRIVSCWGRGAVTGGR; from the coding sequence GTGAGCGCCCTCCCGCTGCTGGCCCTGGCCGCCGCCGCCGCGGGGGCCCTGCCGCTCGGCACCGCCCGCTATGCCATGACCCTGGGTGGCGAGCCGGTGGGGCTCATCGAGCTCTCGCTGCGCTGCGACGGGCCGGCCTGCACGGCCGCCTGGGAGTCGCGCCAGCGGATGCCGGCGGAGGCCGGCGGGAAGGTGCTGGCGCGCAGGGTGGTGGTGCCCATCGACCGGCGCGGGCTGGCCCGCGGGCCGGCGCGGGTGAGCGAGGGCGGCCGGACCCATGATGTGCCGCTGCCGCACGGCCGGGTGCCGGCCATGCTGGTGGAGGTGGCGCTGGGGGACGCCGGGCTGGAGGCCGGCCAGGGCCCGGGCGCCACCCGCGCCGACGGCACGCCGGCCCAGGCCGGAGAGACCTGCCTGGAGGCGGTGGACGAGCTCACCGGCCAGACGCTGACGGCCTGCGCCCGCCGCGAGGGCGAGTGGCTGGTGATGCTGGCGGGCCGGCAGGCGGCGCGCGTCCGGGTGCGGCCCGGCCGGTTCCCCAGCGAGATCCTGGTGCCGGGGCAGGGGGTGCGCTTCCTGCTCGACGCCGCGGCTGGCCTGCCGGCGTCGGCGCCCCGCCTCTACGGCAGCGCCCTGCCGGGTCCGGCCGATCCGCGCGAGGCCCGGGCCTTCTGCGGGGTGGAGCGCGACGCCGAGGTGGCGGCCGACGCGGCGGACGGCCTGCCGGCGCCGGTGGGCGCGGGGCCCACCTGCCGAGAGCGGACCGCCGACTGGCTCACCCGGGTCCGGGCGGCCGGGCTGCTCGGCCGCACCGCGGTGGGAGCGGCCTGGGACGGCGGCGGGTTCGTCTGGCACGCCTGGGCGGAGGTGCTGGTGGGTGGCCGATGGGTGCCGGTCGATCCCTCCTTCCGCCAGGCCCCGGCGCGCGGCCCGCGCTTCACGCTGGCCACGTACGAGGACGACGACGACGGGGCGCGGCGCAACGCCGGGGTGCGCATCGTCTCCTGCTGGGGACGCGGGGCGGTGACGGGCGGGCGGTGA
- the argC gene encoding N-acetyl-gamma-glutamyl-phosphate reductase — protein MATGKRFKAAVIGGSGYGGAELIRRLLIHPDVELTRVASVDLVGEPLSAADPALEQRTELTFEGIPPAEAARGVDVVLLGLPHGVAAQKVPELVAIPGLRVVDMSGDFRLQDAAAYREHYGKVHPCPELMKDFVYGLPELNRDRIRAARLVASPGCFATTIELALLPLARAGLLSGVLHVQGITGSSGSGAAASAGTHHPVRAGNLKAYKPLVHQHVPEVEAALWQAGSPEVRLRFVPVSAPLGRGILATAFVELPEAWDQARLDALYREAYAAEPFVRVPRRRLPEVAAVSGSNFAEVGVVAGPVERGLRTVTILGALDNLVKGGAGQAIENMNLMLGLDEQASLADPGPWPP, from the coding sequence ATGGCCACGGGCAAGCGGTTCAAGGCCGCCGTCATCGGCGGCTCAGGCTACGGCGGCGCCGAGCTCATCCGGCGGCTGCTCATCCACCCAGACGTCGAGCTCACCCGCGTGGCGTCGGTGGACCTGGTGGGCGAGCCGCTCTCGGCGGCCGATCCGGCGCTGGAGCAGCGCACCGAGCTCACCTTCGAGGGGATCCCGCCGGCCGAGGCGGCGCGCGGGGTGGACGTGGTCCTGCTCGGCCTGCCACACGGCGTGGCGGCCCAGAAGGTGCCGGAGCTGGTGGCCATCCCGGGGCTCCGGGTGGTGGACATGAGCGGCGACTTCCGGCTGCAGGATGCCGCCGCCTACCGGGAGCACTACGGCAAGGTCCACCCCTGCCCGGAGCTGATGAAGGACTTCGTCTACGGCCTGCCGGAGCTGAACCGCGATCGCATCCGCGCGGCCCGCCTGGTGGCCTCGCCCGGCTGCTTCGCGACCACCATCGAGCTGGCGCTGCTGCCGCTGGCCCGGGCCGGCCTGCTCTCCGGCGTGCTGCACGTCCAGGGCATCACCGGCTCCTCCGGCTCGGGGGCGGCCGCGTCGGCCGGCACCCACCACCCGGTGCGGGCCGGCAACCTGAAGGCCTACAAGCCGCTCGTCCACCAGCACGTCCCGGAGGTGGAGGCGGCGCTCTGGCAGGCCGGCTCGCCGGAGGTGCGGCTTCGGTTCGTGCCGGTCTCGGCGCCGCTGGGGCGCGGCATCCTGGCCACGGCCTTCGTGGAGCTGCCGGAGGCCTGGGACCAGGCCCGGCTGGACGCCCTCTACCGCGAGGCCTACGCCGCAGAGCCCTTCGTGCGGGTGCCGCGGCGGCGCCTGCCCGAGGTGGCGGCGGTCTCCGGCTCCAACTTCGCCGAGGTGGGCGTGGTGGCCGGGCCGGTCGAGCGGGGCCTGCGGACGGTCACGATCCTCGGAGCGCTCGACAACCTGGTGAAGGGAGGCGCCGGCCAGGCCATCGAGAACATGAACCTCATGCTGGGGCTCGACGAGCAGGCGTCGCTCGCCGACCCGGGGCCGTGGCCGCCATGA
- a CDS encoding M20/M25/M40 family metallo-hydrolase — protein MEALLRELVLTGSSTRDPSGVARVVARLEVALAEAGLATERLDGGPFGPHLAFRGPAATAVPAPIFLIGHTDTVFPPGTFEGFEVAGDEACGPGAFDMKGGLVVLVAGLAAARRAGLLDRVPLAGLLVSDEEVGSPDSQPHLRRLATGARAALCFESGRAGDLVVTRRKGTASVRVTAHGVAAHAGNAHEQGRNAIWALSRFVDLAQRLTDRPRGVTVSVGTFRGGTTKNTVPDRAECEVDLRFLTAADGAALEAALLAAAGAAAREVEGTSLEVARTGWRDPLARTPASAALAAAYGACQRESGLGSGEADLAGGGSDACTTGALGVPSIDGLGPRGRDYHTRQETVDLSSLVPKAQAFVRWLATQDPGPLPRSPRA, from the coding sequence ATGGAGGCGCTGCTGCGCGAGCTGGTGCTCACCGGGTCCTCCACCCGCGACCCCTCCGGCGTGGCCCGGGTGGTGGCGCGCCTCGAGGTGGCCCTGGCCGAGGCGGGCCTCGCCACCGAGCGGCTCGACGGCGGGCCGTTCGGGCCGCACCTGGCCTTCCGCGGTCCGGCGGCGACCGCCGTCCCGGCGCCCATCTTCCTCATCGGCCACACCGACACCGTCTTCCCGCCTGGCACCTTCGAGGGGTTCGAGGTGGCGGGCGACGAGGCCTGCGGCCCGGGCGCCTTCGACATGAAGGGTGGCCTGGTGGTGCTGGTGGCCGGGCTGGCCGCGGCCCGGCGCGCCGGGCTGCTCGACCGGGTGCCGCTGGCGGGCCTGCTGGTGAGCGACGAGGAGGTGGGGTCGCCGGACTCGCAGCCCCACCTGCGCCGGCTGGCGACCGGCGCCCGCGCCGCGCTCTGCTTCGAGTCGGGCCGGGCCGGCGACCTGGTGGTGACCCGGCGCAAGGGCACCGCCTCGGTGCGGGTGACGGCCCACGGGGTGGCGGCCCACGCCGGCAACGCCCACGAGCAGGGCCGGAACGCCATCTGGGCGCTCAGCCGCTTCGTGGACCTGGCGCAGCGGCTCACCGACCGGCCCCGCGGCGTCACCGTCAGCGTCGGCACCTTCCGCGGCGGCACCACCAAGAACACCGTTCCGGACCGGGCGGAGTGCGAGGTGGACCTGCGCTTCCTCACCGCGGCGGACGGCGCCGCCCTGGAGGCGGCGCTGCTGGCCGCGGCCGGCGCGGCGGCGCGCGAGGTGGAGGGCACCAGCCTCGAGGTGGCGCGCACCGGCTGGCGCGACCCGCTGGCGCGCACCCCCGCCTCGGCGGCGCTGGCGGCCGCCTACGGCGCCTGCCAGCGCGAGAGCGGCCTGGGGAGCGGCGAGGCCGACCTGGCGGGCGGCGGCTCCGACGCCTGCACCACCGGCGCCCTCGGCGTCCCGTCCATCGACGGGCTGGGGCCGCGCGGCCGCGACTACCACACCCGCCAGGAGACCGTGGACCTCTCGTCGCTGGTGCCCAAGGCGCAGGCGTTCGTGCGCTGGCTGGCGACGCAGGACCCAGGGCCTCTCCCCCGCTCGCCCCGGGCCTAG